From a single Brassica oleracea var. oleracea cultivar TO1000 chromosome C5, BOL, whole genome shotgun sequence genomic region:
- the LOC106292868 gene encoding probable histone H2A.2, which produces MAGRGKTLGSGVAKKATSRSSKAGLQFPVGRIARFLKNGKYAERVGAGAPVYLAAVLEYLAAEVLELAGNAARDNKKTRIVPRHIQLAVRNDEELSKLLGDVTIANGGVMPNIHNLLLPKKAGGASKPSGDDE; this is translated from the exons ATGGCGGGTCGTGGAAAAACTCTCGGATCTGGGGTTGCTAAGAAGGCGACGTCTCGGAGCAGCAAGGCGGGTCTCCAGTTCCCCGTTGGCCGTATCGCCCGGTTCTTGAAAAACGGCAAGTACGCCGAACGTGTCGGCGCCGGAGCTCCGGTCTACTTGGCCGCCGTACTCGAATACCTCGCCGCAGAG GTTTTGGAATTGGCTGGGAACGCGGCGAGGGACAACAAGAAGACAAGAATCGTGCCGCGTCACATTCAATTGGCGGTGAGGAACGACGAGGAGCTGAGCAAGTTGCTTGGAGACGTGACGATTGCTAATGGAGGTGTGATGCCGAACATTCACAATCTTCTTCTTCCCAAGAAGGCTGGTGGTGCTTCCAAACCTTCCGGTGACGACGAATAG
- the LOC106345061 gene encoding uncharacterized protein LOC106345061 has product MVTNPHSLMAKIFKSRYFKNSDPLNVSLGSRPSYAWHSIHAAQKLIQQGARVVIGNGRSRSTKVWHHRWVGKEPATMIQSMKLNESRNRWPVSDDMTVSELMDRGGRAWNEEMPEDLFTEEVKERIRRITPAGLRSKDYDALATITKAKEDEMEWKNREEVKEKEVKTATPEKPVQRWKPPPPTWLKCNTDGAWKKDTGEGGMGWVARDHQGNLVWARKLPRARSSLETEIEALRWAIQANSGFGYTRVIYETDSIVLKRLISGEEAM; this is encoded by the exons ATGGTTACTAACCCACACTCTCTCATGGCCAAGATTTTCAAGAGCAGATATTTCAAAAATTCAGATCCTCTGAATGTTTCTCTTGGCTCTCGTCCATCGTATGCATGGCATAGCATCCATGCTGCTCAGAAATTGATCCAGCAGGGAGCCAGAGTAGTTATTGGGAATGGCAGAAGCAGAAGCACTAAGGTCTGGCATCATCGTTGGGTTGGAAAAGAGCCAGCAACTATGATACAATCGATGAAGCTCAACGAGAGTCGAAACAGATGGCCTGTCTCTGATGATATGACTGTAAGTGAGTTGATGGATCGAGGTGGAAGAGCATGGAATGAGGAAATGCCGGAGGATTTGTTTACAGAAGAGGTGAAGGAGAGAATTAGAAGAATCACCCCAGCAGGACTGAGAA GTAAAGACTATGATGCTCTTGCAACGATCACTAAAGCAAAGGAGGATGAGATGGAATGGAAAAATAGAGAAGAGGTGAAAGAGAAGGAGGTTAAAACAGCCACACCAGAGAAACCTGTACAGAGATGGAAACCACCACCGCCAACATGGTTAAAATGTAATACTGATGGAGCCTGGAAGAAAGATACAGGTGAAGGAGGCATGGGATGGGTGGCGAGAGATCACCAGGGGAATCTTGTGTGGGCGAGGAAGCTACCAAGAGCGAGATCATCATTAGAGACAGAGATTGAAGCGCTAAGATGGGCCATTCAAGCCAACTCCGGGTTTGGATACACGCGAGTGATTTATGAGACAGACTCCATTGTGCTGAAGAGACTAATCAGTGGAGAAGAAGCTATGTAG
- the LOC106293474 gene encoding kinesin-like protein FRA1 yields the protein MESSNYAMVEATIGDSREIDEEAKEWEHKLLQSSMDKELHELNRRLEEKESEMKVFDGYDPAALKQHFGKKVAEVEDEKRFVQGREKPFVGWN from the exons ATGGAGTCGTCCAATTATGCTATGGTTGAAGCCACAATAG GTGATTCAAGGGAAATAGATGAAGAGGCAAAAGAGTGGGAGCACAAACTCTTGCAAAGTAGTATGGATAAAGAGTTGCATGAACTGAACCGTCGTCTGGAGGAAAAGGAG TCTGAAATGAAGGTTTTTGACGGCTATGATCCGGCTGCGCTAAAGCAACATTTTGGGAAGAAAGTTGCAGAGGTGGAGGATGAAAAGAGATTTGTTCAG GGAAGAGAGAAACCGTTTGTTGGCTGGAATTGA
- the LOC106296187 gene encoding organic cation/carnitine transporter 4 encodes MESPEDNNNNVRQPLLDTPAKKAADEVERLSIDDMLQRYCGEFGQWQMKHFVLTCLAWALEAFHTMVMIFADQEPNWRCVGSDCPVGSSYCDMDPGSWEWTEGKGSSTVSEWGLVCGEKYKIGLVQALFFAGCMIGAGVFGHLSDSKLGRKGSLTVVCIINAIFGIATAFSPNYWVYVALRFLTGFSTGGVGLTAFVLATEPVGPSKRGVAGMSTFYFFSTGIALLSGIAYVFRSWRELFIVSSLPSLFFLLIVIPFISESPRWYLVRGKVDEAMELMHTIAKTNGRHIPAGVTLSLDDEEDKEGERNNVVEGSLKDVLNSPLTRIRLILAIAISFTVSIVYYGLSLNVGNLKTNLYLNVFLNAVTEMPAFAITAVLLDRYGRKPLTIGTQWFSCVFCITGFVVGGVGPWKTVRMVSGVLGIFGMAGTYNLLFIYIAELFPTVVRNAALGCATQAAQMGAILAPFVVVLGEGLPFGVFAVCGLVGGGLAFYLPETLNKPMYDTMFGMHEAESNRGRDQVC; translated from the exons ATGGAATCTCCGGAGGATAACAATAACAACGTCCGGCAACCGCTGCTGGATACTCCGGCGAAGAAAGCAGCCGACGAAGTGGAGAGATTATCCATAGACGATATGTTACAGAGATACTGCGGCGAGTTTGGTCAGTGGCAGATGAAGCACTTCGTGCTGACGTGTCTTGCTTGGGCACTAGAGGCGTTTCACACCATGGTGATGATATTCGCCGATCAAGAACCGAACTGGAGGTGCGTCGGGTCGGATTGTCCGGTCGGATCTTCGTATTGCGACATGGATCCGGGTTCTTGGGAATGGACAGAAGGCAAAGGAAGCTCCACGGTGTCGGAGTGGGGATTGGTGTGCGGCGAGAAGTATAAGATCGGTCTTGTTCAAGCCCTCTTCTTCGCTGGTTGCATGATCG GTGCGGGAGTATTCGGACACCTGTCGGACTCGAAGCTAGGAAGAAAAGGCTCACTAACAGTTGTCTGCATCATCAATGCAATATTTGGTATCGCGACAGCTTTCTCCCCAAACTACTGGGTCTACGTGGCTCTCAGATTCTTAACCGGTTTCAGCACCGGTGGTGTCGGCCTAACCGCTTTCGTCCTAGCCACAGAACCGGTTGGACCAAGCAAACGCGGTGTAGCCGGAATGTCGACGTTCTACTTCTTCTCCACCGGCATTGCGCTCCTCTCCGGGATAGCTTACGTCTTCAGGTCGTGGAGAGAGCTTTTTATAGTATCATCGTTACCGTCTCTCTTTTTTCTCCTCATCGTCATCCCGTTTATCTCCGAGTCCCCGAGGTGGTATCTCGTTAGAGGCAAAGTAGACGAGGCTATGGAGCTGATGCATACGATAGCTAAAACGAACGGGCGTCACATTCCAGCTGGTGTCACACTTTCTCTAGATGACGAGGAAGATAAGGAGGGCGAGAGGAATAATGTTGTCGAAGGATCGCTTAAAGACGTTTTAAACTCGCCTCTAACGCGGATACGACTTATCTTAGCCATTGCAATAAGTTTCACTGTCTCGATAGTATACTACGGACTAAGCCTCAACGTAGGCAACCTCAAGACCAATCTCTACCTCAACGTCTTCCTCAACGCCGTCACCGAGATGCCAGCTTTCGCCATCACAGCGGTTTTGTTAGACCGGTACGGGAGGAAACCGTTAACCATAGGGACTCAGTGGTTCAGCTGCGTGTTCTGTATAACCGGTTTCGTTGTAGGAGGCGTCGGTCCGTGGAAAACGGTTAGGATGGTTTCAGGTGTTTTGGGGATTTTTGGAATGGCTGGAACGTACAATCTTTTGTTTATATATATAGCGGAGCTGTTTCCTACGGTGGTGAGGAACGCCGCGTTGGGTTGCGCGACTCAAGCGGCTCAGATGGGAGCGATTCTTGCGCCGTTTGTGGTGGTTTTAGGAGAGGGTTTACCGTTTGGTGTGTTTGCGGTTTGTGGGTTAGTGGGAGGTGGGCTTGCGTTTTACTTGCCGGAGACGTTGAACAAGCCCATGTATGATACAATGTTTGGGATGCATGAAGCTGAGAGTAATAGAGGAAGAGATCAAGTGTGTTAA